The following nucleotide sequence is from Paenibacillus odorifer.
TGTCTTGGAAATGTCCGCTACCTGGAATCTTGTAGGATCCATTTTGTTGGCAGCGCCCATGCTTGAGATCATAGGAATTCCACGTGACAGACATTCTTTAATCAAATGTACCTTGTAGATAATCGTATCCGAGGCATCAATCACATAATCCGGTTTCAGCTTGAACAGTTCCTCATAGGTTTCTTCCGTATAGAACATGTTCAGCGCAATCGCTTCACATTCCGGATTAATCAGCTTCACGCGATCCACCATCAGTTCGGCCTTCTTTTGCCCAACCGTAGTAGTAAGTGCGTGAATCTGCCGATTCACATTGGTAATGTCGACAGAATCCTTATCAATCAGAATCAGTCTGCCGATCCCGCTACGAGCCAATGCCTCAACAGCCATACCGCCAACACCGCCGATACCAAGTACCGCTACTGTGCTGTTCTTCATAATCTCCAGACCTTCCGGTCCGATCGCCAGTTCCGTACGTGAGAACTGATGCAGCATGAGGTCAGCCTCCTTCAAAAGCTATGGCGAAGCAGAAATCTGCCTCGCCCGCTTTATTTAATTATTCTTTTTCTTTTTCTTTCTTTGGTTTAAGGGCCAGCTTAATGTGCAGTTGCTCCAATTGTGAACCGTCTACTGGTGCAGGTGCATCCATAAGCAGGTCCGTTGCACTTGCCGTTTTCGGGAATGCGATGGTTTCGCGCAGATTTGTACGACCCGCCAGCAGCATGATTAGACGATCTAAACCGAAGGCGATACCACCGTGTGGAGGTGTACCATATTCGAACGCATCCATCAGGTAACCGAACTTCTCGTAAGCAACCTCTTCTGTGAAGCCGAGAGCTTGGAACATTTTTTCCTGTACTTCACGTTTGTAAATCCGCATGGAGCCGCCGCCTACTTCATAACCGTTCAGAACGATATCGTAGGCTTGTGCACGAATTGCACCTGGATCTGTGTCGAACAGATGCAGATCCTCTTCACGCGGACGAGTGAACGGATGGTGTTCTGCTACATAACGTTTCTGATCTTCATCATAACCAAGCAATGGGAAGTCAGTCACCCAAGCGAACTTGAACACGTTATCGTCGATCAGACCCAGCTGACGTCCGATTTTGACACGAAGGGCGCCTAGAACGTCCGCTACAACCTTTTTGGTATCAGCGGAGAACAACAGTAGGTCGCCTTCTTCAGCGCCTGTACGCTCCTTCACAGCGGCAATTTCTTCTTCAGTGAAGAATTTGACAATCGGTCCTTTGAACTCGCCGTCTTTCACTTGAATCCAAGCCAAACCTTTCGCACCATAACGCGCAGCATAAGGTCCGAGATCATCGATTTCTTTACGAGTCCAAGTCCCGCAGCCTTTAGCATTTAGACATTTCACTTCTCCGCCCTTTTCGATCACAGAAGCAAATACCTTTACGCCACTTGTTGCAACAATATCGTTCATTTCTACAAGCTCTAATCCAAAACGCAGGTCAGGTTTGTCTGAACCGTATTTGCCCATTGCCTCAGCATAAGTCAAACGTTGGAATGGAAGCTGAATATCCGCTCCTACAGTTTCTTTGAACAAACGCTGCATTAGGTTCTCCATCATGCCAAGCAACTCATCTTGAGACAGGAATGAAGTCTCGATGTCCACTTGTGTAAATTCCGGCTGGCGGTCAGCACGCAAATCTTCATCACGGAAACAACGAGCAATTTGATAATAGCGTTCAACGCCACCCACCATCAAAAGCTGCTTGTAGATTTGTGGAGATTGAGGCAATGCGAAAAACTCGCCTTCATGCACACGGCTTGGCACCAAATAATCACGCGCACCTTCCGGTGAGCTCTTAGTTAGGATTGGTGTCTCTACGTCAATAAATCCTTCACTGTCAAGGAAATCGCGGAAAATCTTAGAAGCTTTCGAGCGTAGCAACAGTGTTTTTTGCATTTCCGGACGACGCAGATCCAGGTAACGATATTTCAGACGAAGAGATTCGTCTACTTCCACTCCATCTTCGATGAAGAATGGAGGAGTCTTAGCAGCGTTCAGCACTTCGATATCTGTAATTTGAACTTCAATCTCACCTGTTGGCAGATTGCGGTTAATAGTTTCTTCATCACGTTTAACCACTTTTCCTTTGACAGCCAAAACATACTCACTGCGAACCTTATCCGCAATTTGCAGTGCTTCGCCGGAGTAGTCCGGGTTGAATACAACTTGCACAATACCGCTTCTGTCACGCAGGTCAATAAAAAGTACGCCCCCAAGGTCGCGGCGGGTCTGGACCCATCCGTTTAAGGTTACCGTTTGTCCAATATGTTCTGGTGTTAATTGCCCACAGTTATGACTTCTTTGCATAATTCACCATTCCCCTTTTTATTTAAAAATACATTTCTACTTAAAAAGTCTTCTTCTATACCAACGCCTGAGCCAGCTCTTCGAGCTTCACAGTCTGCTGTTCCCCTGTGCTCATCGACTTCAGCGCAATTACACCATTCTTCAGCTCGTCTTCGCCAAGAATCGCAGTATAACGTGCCGACATACGGTCAGCTGACTTCATCTGCGCCTTCATCTTCCGGCCGAGGTAGTCGCGTTCTGCCGAGAACCCTTGGCTACGCAGAAAGTATAGCTGCTTGGAGATTTCAATGTCAGCCTCTTCGCCAAGAGCTACAAAATACACATCCAGTGGCTTCGCAGTCTCCAGCTCTACCTTCTGATCCTCCAGAATAAGAAGAATACGCTCCAGCCCGATCCCAAAACCAATACCCGGTTGATCCGGTCCACCGATTTCTTCAACCAAACCGTTGTACCGGCCTCCGCCGCCTACGGTATCAATAGAGCCAATGCCAGCTGCTTTATATTCAAACGCAGTATGCGTGTAATAATCCAAACCACGTACAAGACGAGAATTAATCGTGAACTCTACACCCATAATGTCGAGATGCATCTTAACCTTCTCAAAATGAGTTATGCATTCATCATCCAAACTGTCCAAAATAGAAGGGGCATCTGTAAATTTATCCTGATCCACCTTGCAATCCAGCACACGAAGCGGATTACGCTCGATTCGACGCTGACAGTCACTACAGAGGTTATCCTTCATCGGTCTAAGGAATCCCAGCAGCTTCTCCCGGTAAGCCGCACGGCTTGGTGCATTACCCACGGAATTAAGCTCCACTCTTACATCCTTAAGACCTAGATCCTTATAGAACTGATAGCCCATAGAGATTACTTCTGCATCAATAGCCGGATCCACGGCCCCAAACGCCTCAATCCCAAACTGATGGAACTGGCGATATCTTCCGGCCTGCGGACGCTCATAACGGAACATAGGTCCGATATAATACAGCTTGCTTACATCAGGTTCACCGTATAGCTTGTTCTGAACGTAAGCCCGCACGACACCAGCCGTTCCTTCTGGACGAAGAGCCAAATCACGGTCGCCTTTGTCCTTGAACGTATACATTTCGCCTTCCACAATATCCGTTGTTTCGCCTACTCCACGTTCGAATAACCCTGTGTGCTCAAACATAGGTGTGCGAATTTCCCGGTAGTTAAAACGGCGGCATAAATCTCTGGCCTTCCCCTCAATATACTGCCATTTCTCCACAGCACCCGGAAGCACGTCCTGCGTTCCTGTTGGTTTCTCGAATCTTTCTTTAGCCACAGTCTATCCCTCCTAAAAAATAACCCCTCTAAAGCTGTTCTCTTCATCTGTTTCTATTGCAGAAATAGCAAAAAATCCCTCGTCCCTGTTTTATAAAAAAACAGGGACGAGGGATTATCATAACCAATAATACACCACGTGGTACCACCCACATTCCGGATCAGTAAAAATATACTGAAGCCGCTCAAAGCGGTTAACGCCCGCCTACGCGTAAACGGCTACTGATCGCGGCAATCAACACTGCCCACTTTCGCCGTACGTTCTCGGGGAGGTCATTCATTCGCTCATCAACAGAATCCTTGCAGC
It contains:
- a CDS encoding tRNA threonylcarbamoyladenosine dehydratase, with product MLHQFSRTELAIGPEGLEIMKNSTVAVLGIGGVGGMAVEALARSGIGRLILIDKDSVDITNVNRQIHALTTTVGQKKAELMVDRVKLINPECEAIALNMFYTEETYEELFKLKPDYVIDASDTIIYKVHLIKECLSRGIPMISSMGAANKMDPTRFQVADISKTTYDPIARVIRQKLRKDGIKKGVKVVFSTEPPMKPRQDVTDKIVPENAPDRRKAKQPPASNSFVPPVAGLIMVSVAVRDLLEAGGVSL
- the aspS gene encoding aspartate--tRNA ligase, giving the protein MQRSHNCGQLTPEHIGQTVTLNGWVQTRRDLGGVLFIDLRDRSGIVQVVFNPDYSGEALQIADKVRSEYVLAVKGKVVKRDEETINRNLPTGEIEVQITDIEVLNAAKTPPFFIEDGVEVDESLRLKYRYLDLRRPEMQKTLLLRSKASKIFRDFLDSEGFIDVETPILTKSSPEGARDYLVPSRVHEGEFFALPQSPQIYKQLLMVGGVERYYQIARCFRDEDLRADRQPEFTQVDIETSFLSQDELLGMMENLMQRLFKETVGADIQLPFQRLTYAEAMGKYGSDKPDLRFGLELVEMNDIVATSGVKVFASVIEKGGEVKCLNAKGCGTWTRKEIDDLGPYAARYGAKGLAWIQVKDGEFKGPIVKFFTEEEIAAVKERTGAEEGDLLLFSADTKKVVADVLGALRVKIGRQLGLIDDNVFKFAWVTDFPLLGYDEDQKRYVAEHHPFTRPREEDLHLFDTDPGAIRAQAYDIVLNGYEVGGGSMRIYKREVQEKMFQALGFTEEVAYEKFGYLMDAFEYGTPPHGGIAFGLDRLIMLLAGRTNLRETIAFPKTASATDLLMDAPAPVDGSQLEQLHIKLALKPKKEKEKE
- the hisS gene encoding histidine--tRNA ligase, which translates into the protein MAKERFEKPTGTQDVLPGAVEKWQYIEGKARDLCRRFNYREIRTPMFEHTGLFERGVGETTDIVEGEMYTFKDKGDRDLALRPEGTAGVVRAYVQNKLYGEPDVSKLYYIGPMFRYERPQAGRYRQFHQFGIEAFGAVDPAIDAEVISMGYQFYKDLGLKDVRVELNSVGNAPSRAAYREKLLGFLRPMKDNLCSDCQRRIERNPLRVLDCKVDQDKFTDAPSILDSLDDECITHFEKVKMHLDIMGVEFTINSRLVRGLDYYTHTAFEYKAAGIGSIDTVGGGGRYNGLVEEIGGPDQPGIGFGIGLERILLILEDQKVELETAKPLDVYFVALGEEADIEISKQLYFLRSQGFSAERDYLGRKMKAQMKSADRMSARYTAILGEDELKNGVIALKSMSTGEQQTVKLEELAQALV